A stretch of bacterium DNA encodes these proteins:
- a CDS encoding L,D-transpeptidase, whose product MSPIKSLGIIVLSLMVLAWSEVYFPVKQSLGLDILNLTYNLYKTRAGTLAMRLELPKLGPEIEALNGSVKQLADQFATAFTNELYIVVNPNGNRLSLRRGQKVILEAAISTGRNDTLKYRSQRWVFQTPRGIMSVIRKAKDPIWVKPDWAFLEKGESIPPLRSPKRQQKGVLGAFMLDLGGGVMIHGTPQENLLGRSVTHGCIRVGYNDLKVLYDSVPVGTKVFIF is encoded by the coding sequence ATGAGTCCGATAAAGTCGCTCGGCATCATCGTCCTGTCGCTGATGGTGCTGGCCTGGTCGGAGGTCTACTTCCCGGTCAAACAGAGCCTCGGACTGGACATCCTGAATCTGACCTACAACTTGTACAAGACCCGGGCAGGCACGCTCGCGATGCGGCTGGAGCTGCCGAAGCTCGGACCCGAGATCGAGGCGCTCAATGGTTCGGTGAAGCAACTCGCCGACCAGTTCGCGACCGCCTTCACCAATGAGCTCTACATTGTTGTCAATCCCAACGGCAACCGGCTCTCCCTGCGCCGCGGCCAGAAGGTGATACTCGAGGCCGCGATATCGACCGGCAGGAACGACACGCTCAAATACCGGAGCCAGCGGTGGGTCTTTCAGACCCCGCGTGGAATCATGAGCGTCATCCGCAAAGCAAAAGACCCGATCTGGGTGAAACCGGACTGGGCGTTCCTCGAAAAGGGCGAGTCGATTCCGCCGCTCCGCTCGCCGAAGCGCCAGCAGAAGGGCGTGCTCGGCGCGTTCATGCTCGACCTTGGCGGCGGAGTGATGATACACGGCACCCCGCAGGAGAACCTGCTCGGCCGGAGCGTAACCCACGGCTGCATCCGGGTCGGGTACAACGACCTGAAGGTGCTGTACGACTCGGTGCCGGTCGGGACCAAGGTGTTCATATTCTAA
- a CDS encoding heavy metal translocating P-type ATPase, with protein sequence MNGKKAAVHVDPVCKMEVVEGQEAAQREYDGVTYYFCSKTCARKFQQNPEEFVSPQKHQDAKSSDHLESTIYNRQSHVDPVCKMVVQEGSEAGKWDYKGETYYFCNPNCLKRFQAEPDRFLKTAESAGMEETTAPVLPEPVILEKPELGKTETVTLSVGGMSCASCVATVEKALNRLPGVKNANVNFAIEKAIVEFDPKVSPVPALEKAVVDVGYDIIHESSGGEDHSAVELHRASNRLVWAWLLGLVPMLLMALHGLHVFHMSGMVWLDVILCATVLFGPGWNVVRGALGSVRAGSASMDVLIVLGVAAALGSGIAVLAGLPIKSFADAGGMVMAVFLTGRYIEARAKGRASQAIRKLVALGARTARIQLAEGVEKEVPVAQLAPGNLMLVRPGEKIPTDGRILEGETSIDESMATGESLPVEKKPGDDVIGATVNGNGLIKVEATRVGKDTFLSQVIRLVEEAQGKKIPIQAFADKVTARFVPVVVLVALATFVAWLFLAPSLKPMLAWAATFLPWVSPNLSVVSLAFFAGVAVLVIACPCALGLATPTALMVGSGMGAERGILFRSGEAIQTLKDVRAVVLDKTGTITQGRPAVTDVIPARNTTGLDVDSDGVPGREDELLRLAASIEQGSEHPVAGAVVAAAQSRGLKLVLPTNVQAVPGQGIKGMVDGVEVLAGKELLLTECGVDCRALKQAATDLKRRARTTLYVSAGGTPVGVIGVADTVKPDSARAIEGLKALGITPIMLTGDNRETATEVGIKAGISRVVAEVLPAQKQQVVRDLQTEFGSVAMVGDGINDAPALKAADVGIAIGTGTDVAIESSDVTLVRGSLAGVVAAIQLSRATFVKIRQNLFWALFYNVVAIPLAMLGLLHPIMAEVAMALSSINVVTNSLRLRRTRL encoded by the coding sequence ATGAACGGCAAGAAGGCCGCGGTTCACGTTGATCCGGTCTGCAAGATGGAAGTGGTCGAGGGGCAGGAGGCGGCACAGAGGGAATATGACGGTGTAACCTACTACTTCTGTTCAAAGACGTGCGCCCGCAAGTTCCAGCAGAATCCCGAGGAATTCGTCTCACCACAAAAACACCAAGACGCCAAGAGCTCGGACCATCTAGAATCTACAATCTACAATCGTCAATCTCACGTTGACCCGGTCTGCAAGATGGTGGTACAAGAGGGAAGCGAGGCGGGCAAGTGGGATTACAAGGGTGAAACCTACTACTTCTGCAACCCGAACTGCCTCAAGCGGTTCCAGGCCGAGCCGGACCGGTTCCTCAAGACAGCCGAGTCGGCCGGGATGGAAGAAACAACAGCGCCGGTGTTGCCGGAGCCGGTCATTCTCGAGAAGCCTGAACTAGGTAAGACAGAGACCGTCACCTTGTCGGTTGGAGGGATGAGCTGCGCAAGTTGCGTGGCCACGGTCGAGAAGGCCTTGAACCGACTGCCGGGCGTGAAGAATGCGAACGTCAACTTCGCCATTGAGAAGGCGATAGTCGAATTCGACCCCAAGGTCTCGCCGGTACCGGCTCTAGAGAAGGCGGTGGTCGATGTGGGCTACGATATCATCCACGAGTCCTCCGGCGGCGAGGACCACTCCGCAGTCGAGCTTCATCGTGCCTCCAACCGGCTGGTCTGGGCCTGGCTACTCGGGCTGGTGCCGATGCTGCTCATGGCGTTACACGGTCTGCATGTGTTTCACATGTCGGGCATGGTCTGGCTCGACGTGATCCTATGCGCCACGGTCCTGTTTGGGCCGGGCTGGAACGTCGTACGGGGCGCTTTGGGGTCGGTGCGCGCCGGGTCGGCCTCGATGGACGTGCTCATCGTGCTCGGCGTCGCTGCGGCCCTCGGCTCGGGCATCGCCGTGCTGGCCGGCCTGCCGATAAAGAGCTTTGCCGACGCCGGTGGAATGGTGATGGCCGTGTTCCTGACCGGACGTTACATCGAGGCGAGAGCCAAGGGTCGGGCTTCTCAGGCCATCAGGAAGCTGGTTGCGCTTGGAGCCAGGACGGCTCGCATACAGCTCGCCGAAGGCGTAGAGAAGGAAGTGCCGGTGGCACAGCTTGCACCCGGCAATCTGATGCTCGTTCGCCCCGGTGAGAAGATACCGACCGACGGACGAATACTCGAAGGCGAGACCAGCATCGACGAGTCGATGGCAACGGGCGAATCACTCCCGGTCGAGAAGAAGCCCGGCGACGACGTCATCGGCGCTACCGTGAATGGTAACGGTCTCATCAAGGTCGAGGCGACACGAGTGGGCAAAGATACGTTCCTCTCGCAGGTCATTCGGCTGGTTGAAGAAGCCCAGGGCAAGAAGATCCCCATACAGGCATTCGCCGACAAGGTCACTGCGAGATTTGTCCCGGTAGTCGTTCTTGTTGCGCTGGCGACATTCGTCGCCTGGCTCTTCCTGGCACCAAGCCTGAAGCCGATGCTCGCATGGGCGGCGACGTTTCTGCCATGGGTGAGTCCGAATCTCTCGGTGGTGTCGCTCGCGTTCTTTGCCGGGGTCGCGGTGCTGGTAATCGCCTGTCCCTGCGCCCTGGGACTCGCGACACCGACTGCCCTGATGGTCGGCTCCGGCATGGGTGCGGAGCGCGGCATTCTCTTCCGTTCGGGCGAAGCGATTCAGACGCTGAAGGACGTGCGAGCGGTCGTGCTCGACAAGACCGGCACGATTACCCAGGGCCGGCCGGCGGTGACCGATGTGATTCCGGCGCGGAACACGACCGGATTGGACGTCGATTCGGATGGTGTCCCAGGCCGAGAGGACGAATTGCTCCGGTTGGCCGCATCGATCGAGCAGGGCTCCGAACATCCGGTCGCAGGTGCAGTGGTCGCAGCGGCCCAGTCGCGCGGACTGAAGCTGGTGCTACCGACCAACGTGCAAGCAGTGCCGGGCCAGGGTATCAAAGGAATGGTCGACGGTGTTGAAGTACTCGCGGGCAAGGAACTGCTGCTGACGGAGTGCGGTGTGGATTGCCGTGCACTGAAGCAGGCAGCGACTGACCTGAAGAGACGTGCGCGAACGACTCTTTACGTTTCAGCAGGGGGCACGCCAGTCGGTGTCATCGGTGTTGCCGACACGGTGAAGCCTGACTCGGCGCGCGCGATTGAGGGACTGAAGGCGCTGGGTATCACGCCGATAATGCTGACCGGCGACAATCGTGAGACCGCGACCGAGGTAGGAATTAAGGCCGGCATCAGCCGCGTGGTCGCCGAGGTGCTGCCGGCACAGAAGCAGCAGGTCGTCAGGGACCTGCAGACGGAGTTCGGCAGCGTAGCGATGGTCGGGGACGGCATCAATGATGCGCCGGCCCTGAAGGCTGCGGATGTCGGCATCGCCATCGGCACCGGTACCGATGTGGCTATCGAGTCATCCGACGTGACGCTGGTGCGCGGCAGCCTCGCGGGTGTTGTTGCGGCCATCCAGCTCTCACGGGCGACCTTCGTGAAGATAAGGCAGAACCTGTTCTGGGCCCTCTTTTACAATGTTGTCGCGATACCGCTCGCCATGCTCGGCCTGCTCCATCCCATCATGGCCGAGGTGGCGATGGCGCTGTCCTCGATCAACGTCGTCACCAACTCTCTCCGGCTACGCCGGACACGGCTGTAG
- a CDS encoding peptidase M15A: MRAVLVSCVLIAGFAAGATLSDAIVREQVNPKLSLDINGYVYDWDNVGRFVLPGETLRLSTSDRVNSSGWVASAGELVDMGNTTCWVAPQEPGLYPIIVTSGTAVRRINAFVMIPFDSLDKKGYLKGVKIGKYPKPIAAFPNFTKPKGFIVTTPDNMNTPVSPHYTLGDFAPRSIDGFPKYTVLREELLIKLELLTDLVKRHGVNFDRFTVFSGYRPPAYNWRLERGLNSAHIYGGAADIIIDADNDGRLDDLNHDGNSNRKDAKLLASWAEELEQQHPELAGGIGWYSRTRWRGPFIHVDVRGKTARWHQ, from the coding sequence ATGCGAGCGGTACTGGTTTCCTGCGTCCTCATCGCCGGCTTCGCGGCCGGCGCCACCCTCAGTGATGCCATTGTCAGGGAACAAGTTAACCCGAAGCTGTCGCTCGACATCAACGGCTACGTCTACGATTGGGACAACGTCGGCCGGTTCGTGCTGCCGGGCGAGACGCTCCGCCTGTCGACTTCCGACCGTGTGAACAGCAGCGGCTGGGTTGCCTCGGCCGGCGAGCTGGTGGACATGGGAAACACGACGTGCTGGGTCGCGCCGCAGGAGCCGGGACTTTATCCGATAATCGTCACCAGCGGCACGGCGGTCCGCCGGATCAACGCCTTTGTGATGATACCCTTTGACAGCCTCGACAAAAAGGGTTATCTCAAGGGAGTCAAGATCGGAAAGTACCCGAAGCCCATCGCGGCGTTCCCGAACTTCACGAAGCCGAAAGGGTTCATCGTGACGACACCCGACAACATGAACACGCCGGTGTCGCCGCACTACACGCTCGGCGACTTCGCGCCGCGCTCGATTGATGGGTTCCCCAAGTATACGGTCCTGCGCGAGGAACTGCTGATCAAGTTGGAGCTGCTCACCGATCTCGTCAAGCGTCACGGGGTCAATTTCGACCGGTTCACGGTATTCAGCGGCTATCGACCGCCGGCGTACAACTGGCGTCTGGAACGCGGGCTGAACAGCGCCCACATCTACGGCGGCGCCGCCGATATCATCATCGACGCCGACAACGATGGCCGGCTGGACGACCTGAATCACGACGGCAACTCGAACCGCAAGGACGCCAAGCTGCTGGCTTCCTGGGCCGAAGAGCTGGAGCAGCAGCACCCTGAGCTGGCCGGCGGCATCGGCTGGTACAGCCGCACCCGCTGGCGCGGGCCGTTCATCCACGTTGATGTTCGCGGCAAGACTGCCCGCTGGCATCAGTGA
- a CDS encoding YdeI/OmpD-associated family protein: MSKVHSPSPQPEPLDFRGAAEWRTWLRRNHAKSQGEWVYMYKKGAKAGLRYLEALDEALCYGWIDGQIKAVDAEKFRQRWTPRRPGSVWSQSNKARVKRLVAEGRMCKAGLESVMAARRTGKWRQAYFNRHSSAVPLDLVEALRADPKAWQGFNRFAPSYRRLYERWVADAKRAETRQRRIAAVVHRARECRKPGIESFYQ; the protein is encoded by the coding sequence ATGTCCAAAGTCCATAGTCCATCCCCTCAGCCTGAACCGCTTGATTTCCGTGGCGCCGCCGAGTGGCGGACGTGGCTCCGGCGCAATCACGCGAAGTCGCAGGGCGAGTGGGTCTACATGTACAAGAAAGGCGCAAAGGCCGGGTTGCGCTACCTGGAGGCGTTGGACGAAGCGCTATGCTACGGCTGGATTGACGGCCAGATAAAGGCCGTCGACGCGGAGAAGTTCCGTCAGCGCTGGACGCCAAGGCGGCCAGGCAGTGTCTGGTCTCAATCCAACAAAGCTCGCGTGAAGCGCCTCGTGGCCGAAGGCAGGATGTGCAAGGCCGGGCTCGAGTCGGTCATGGCGGCGAGAAGGACCGGTAAGTGGCGGCAGGCGTACTTCAATCGCCACTCGTCGGCCGTACCGTTGGACCTGGTCGAAGCGCTCAGAGCAGACCCCAAAGCCTGGCAGGGTTTCAACCGATTCGCGCCGTCCTATCGCCGTCTCTATGAGCGTTGGGTCGCGGATGCCAAGCGGGCGGAGACTCGGCAACGTCGCATAGCAGCAGTGGTTCACCGCGCCCGCGAGTGCCGTAAGCCTGGCATCGAGTCATTCTACCAGTGA